From Hippea alviniae EP5-r, the proteins below share one genomic window:
- a CDS encoding HD domain-containing phosphohydrolase: protein MRKLSEKSYFRFVYAILIIIFLLMVSVFYFTEKTQKSVVERFVYQKEIDKQKEAIKLETYAVISFIDSYTNSIIKDTFKTLSYELSLKKPLFNPDNITESLNRLNQSGEVKFAVFFDNGSSTADFLSFKYCKPYRKNLNLSFNKIHLYMCKSPTLKEGVYPQKFLVATTQINNLKLAAYTSMLNLEVKIMDFVFPRLNEFIFQNKNRDSYFFVVKILNLNGGKDFAMNIYNKSLGVDIGKPSSSFKPDAKGNYYREKYLKGLREHSETYSTYWYPSPTSRKPQLKISFRKYYEPLHWMVGTGFYVHRLKEEAALFSDNLFKKLRLFQILLFLLYLITLLVIYLIGRDFSKTVQRDTNKIVSAIPFIGKKRDPINLEEISFEKLKTISDALNSLSSTIIDKNLQLEQNRLEFIKAFVKVVEVRDVYTKGHSERVALYSQRIAAKLGLNEEMQHKLYIAGLLHDLGKVAIPDSILLKPGKLSEYEYEIMKYHPEFSYEIIKDVEMFKDIALIVRQHHERCDGSGYPDGLKCEEIKLEGRILAIADVFDALTTSRPYREAFEVSKAIEIIKSMPLDKDIVSKIESCLKDIYIIENKPENISEKLSEIEKSRLDLFEKDTFTGLYRIKSLIGFIDKLLETKERFYLFMIDIKHLKKINYIFGYEKGNELISKIAKAIKEEKEAIYPSRVGANYFAFIFKSSNPIAMQQRLKEKLKNITVNDYHPEFLITFVPSENIKNGEEIIYLAEMQLESLKFAAIKKG, encoded by the coding sequence ATGAGAAAATTGAGTGAGAAGTCCTATTTTAGATTTGTATATGCAATCCTTATTATTATTTTCCTACTCATGGTCTCTGTATTTTACTTCACAGAAAAAACCCAAAAGAGTGTTGTTGAAAGGTTTGTATATCAGAAAGAGATAGATAAACAGAAGGAAGCGATAAAACTTGAGACATACGCAGTTATATCGTTTATCGACAGCTATACAAACTCAATCATAAAAGACACATTTAAAACGCTCTCTTACGAGTTATCACTCAAAAAGCCACTCTTTAACCCAGACAATATAACAGAATCTCTGAACAGACTTAATCAATCCGGTGAAGTGAAGTTCGCCGTTTTCTTTGACAACGGCTCATCTACAGCTGATTTTTTAAGCTTTAAATACTGCAAACCTTACAGAAAAAATCTCAACTTAAGCTTTAATAAGATTCACCTATACATGTGCAAATCGCCAACATTAAAAGAAGGAGTATATCCTCAAAAATTTCTCGTTGCAACAACACAAATAAACAATTTAAAACTCGCAGCTTATACATCTATGCTCAATCTCGAAGTGAAAATAATGGATTTCGTATTTCCGCGACTAAACGAGTTCATATTTCAAAACAAAAACAGAGACTCCTACTTCTTTGTCGTAAAGATATTGAACCTAAACGGCGGCAAAGATTTTGCCATGAATATATACAACAAATCCTTGGGTGTTGATATAGGTAAGCCCTCATCGTCGTTTAAACCTGATGCAAAAGGCAATTACTACAGGGAAAAATATTTAAAAGGCCTAAGGGAACATTCAGAAACATACTCAACATACTGGTATCCATCACCTACAAGCAGAAAACCACAGCTTAAAATATCGTTCAGAAAATATTACGAGCCACTCCACTGGATGGTTGGAACAGGTTTCTATGTTCACAGATTAAAGGAAGAAGCTGCTCTATTTTCCGACAATTTGTTTAAAAAACTTAGACTTTTTCAAATACTTCTTTTTCTCTTATATTTAATTACGCTTCTTGTTATATACCTAATCGGTAGAGACTTTTCAAAAACAGTCCAGAGAGATACAAACAAAATTGTATCCGCAATCCCGTTTATAGGCAAAAAAAGAGACCCTATAAATTTAGAAGAAATCTCCTTTGAAAAACTAAAGACAATCTCAGATGCGCTCAATAGCTTATCTTCAACAATAATAGATAAAAACTTACAACTCGAACAAAACAGGCTTGAGTTTATAAAGGCATTCGTAAAGGTGGTTGAAGTAAGAGATGTTTATACAAAAGGACACTCAGAAAGAGTAGCCCTATATTCTCAAAGAATAGCAGCAAAATTGGGATTAAACGAAGAGATGCAACACAAGTTATACATAGCTGGCCTACTTCATGACTTAGGCAAGGTTGCAATACCAGACAGCATCTTACTTAAACCCGGCAAACTCAGTGAATATGAGTATGAGATAATGAAATACCACCCGGAATTCTCTTACGAGATAATTAAAGATGTCGAAATGTTTAAAGATATCGCACTCATTGTAAGGCAACATCATGAGCGGTGCGACGGGAGTGGTTATCCTGATGGTTTAAAATGCGAAGAGATAAAGCTTGAAGGAAGAATATTGGCAATAGCCGATGTATTCGATGCTTTAACAACTTCAAGGCCTTACAGAGAAGCATTTGAAGTCAGCAAAGCCATAGAGATAATAAAAAGCATGCCTTTAGATAAAGATATTGTCTCTAAAATAGAATCATGCTTGAAAGATATCTATATCATTGAGAATAAGCCAGAAAACATATCAGAAAAGCTCTCAGAAATCGAAAAGAGCAGATTAGACTTATTTGAAAAGGATACATTTACCGGCCTTTACAGGATTAAAAGTCTAATAGGTTTTATAGATAAGCTTTTGGAAACAAAAGAGCGTTTTTATCTGTTTATGATAGACATAAAGCACTTAAAGAAAATCAACTATATCTTTGGTTATGAAAAGGGCAATGAGCTGATATCAAAAATTGCAAAAGCCATAAAAGAAGAGAAAGAAGCAATTTACCCATCCAGAGTTGGTGCAAACTACTTTGCATTCATATTTAAATCAAGCAACCCAATAGCGATGCAACAGAGACTAAAAGAAAAACTCAAAAACATCACAGTAAACGACTATCATCCTGAATTCCTGATAACATTCGTTCCTTCCGAAAACATCAAAAACGGCGAGGAGATAATCTACCTCGCCGAGATGCAGCTTGAAAGCTTAAAGTTTGCAGCAATAAAAAAGGGATAA
- a CDS encoding DUF167 domain-containing protein: MVIQLRVKPNSRHESIGFENGLLVLKIREKPVEGKANKAVVEKLAKFFGVAKGCIEIVSGEKSKEKRVRIDCIDDDEILRRLKEA; the protein is encoded by the coding sequence ATGGTTATTCAACTTAGGGTAAAGCCCAACTCAAGGCATGAGTCGATTGGCTTTGAAAATGGCTTGCTTGTGCTTAAAATAAGAGAAAAACCGGTGGAAGGGAAGGCGAACAAGGCAGTTGTTGAGAAGCTGGCTAAGTTTTTTGGCGTTGCCAAAGGTTGTATAGAGATAGTTTCTGGTGAGAAGTCCAAAGAGAAAAGGGTAAGGATAGATTGCATTGACGATGACGAGATACTAAGAAGACTGAAGGAGGCCTAA
- a CDS encoding FmdB family zinc ribbon protein: MPIYEYRCKFCGHEFEVLQGFNDPAPEICPNCKKSGGITKLVSETAFELKGSGWYVTDYKKSSNSSDKSKNKSDSSQTKTEAKKEEKKSA; this comes from the coding sequence ATGCCGATTTATGAGTATCGATGCAAGTTTTGTGGTCATGAGTTTGAAGTTTTGCAGGGATTTAACGACCCGGCACCTGAAATTTGTCCAAACTGCAAAAAGAGTGGCGGTATAACGAAGCTTGTATCTGAGACAGCCTTTGAGTTAAAGGGCAGTGGTTGGTATGTAACGGATTACAAAAAGTCTTCGAACTCTTCAGATAAATCAAAGAACAAAAGCGATTCATCTCAAACAAAAACAGAAGCAAAGAAGGAGGAAAAAAAGAGTGCTTGA
- the ndk gene encoding nucleoside-diphosphate kinase, with translation MLERTLSIIKPDAVKAKNAGKIIEMLESNGFSIIGMKKIHLTKEQAKKFYIVHKDRPFYDSLTDFMSEGPIIVMVLEKDNAIEDYRKLMGATNPEDAEEGTIRKLFGTNIERNAVHGSDSKESASYEIGFFFNELELV, from the coding sequence GTGCTTGAAAGGACATTATCAATTATTAAGCCTGATGCCGTAAAAGCTAAAAATGCGGGAAAGATTATTGAGATGTTGGAGTCTAACGGTTTTTCTATTATCGGAATGAAAAAGATTCACCTTACAAAAGAGCAGGCTAAAAAGTTTTACATTGTTCATAAGGATAGGCCATTTTACGACTCTTTGACGGATTTTATGAGTGAAGGGCCGATTATCGTTATGGTGCTCGAGAAAGATAATGCTATAGAAGATTACAGAAAACTTATGGGAGCAACGAATCCCGAAGATGCAGAAGAAGGCACAATAAGAAAACTTTTTGGCACAAACATTGAAAGAAACGCCGTTCACGGTTCAGACTCAAAAGAATCTGCAAGTTATGAGATAGGTTTCTTCTTTAACGAATTAGAACTGGTATAA
- the rpmF gene encoding 50S ribosomal protein L32 — protein sequence MAQPKRKSSHSRAAKRATHKKLKNVPLTKCPNCGEYKLPHRVCPSCGYYGDREVITPEE from the coding sequence ATGGCTCAGCCAAAAAGAAAATCATCTCACTCAAGGGCTGCAAAAAGGGCAACCCATAAGAAGCTTAAGAATGTTCCTTTAACTAAATGCCCAAACTGTGGTGAGTATAAACTTCCACATAGGGTTTGTCCATCCTGCGGCTATTACGGAGACAGAGAAGTAATTACACCAGAAGAGTAA
- the plsX gene encoding phosphate acyltransferase PlsX, with amino-acid sequence MIQVAVDAYGGDFAPDEVIKGVRYALKEKQGLFVYLVGKQDELEKLIGDFSDDLKERVEIVNADEIVRMSDKPSQALRMKNSSMSVGIKLVKEGKARAFMTAGNSGAAMAVAMFNLGRIKGVSRPAIATLLPTLDGQVMLIDAGANVDCKPQHLVEFAIMGAVYVKYVVGVKNPKIGVLSNGSEPGKGNQLTLAAYDLLYKSRLNFIGNVEGDEIYKGKADVVVSDGFVGNVVLKVSESVPHVIAEFLREEIRKSFLSKLGFLLAKSAFKALKKKTDYAEFGGAPLLGVNGACVISHGRSNAIAIKNAILKALRFSEEKVNDKIESALKSCLVLKELKGVVRS; translated from the coding sequence ATGATTCAGGTTGCCGTTGATGCATACGGGGGCGATTTTGCCCCCGATGAAGTTATAAAAGGCGTTAGATACGCTTTAAAAGAGAAGCAGGGGCTTTTTGTTTATCTTGTTGGCAAACAGGATGAGTTAGAGAAGCTGATAGGTGATTTCTCGGATGATTTAAAAGAGAGAGTTGAGATAGTTAATGCGGATGAGATTGTAAGGATGTCGGATAAGCCATCCCAAGCTTTGAGAATGAAAAACTCATCAATGAGTGTGGGTATCAAGCTTGTCAAAGAAGGCAAAGCAAGAGCATTTATGACGGCTGGCAACTCTGGTGCGGCGATGGCCGTTGCCATGTTTAATCTTGGAAGGATAAAGGGTGTGTCAAGGCCAGCCATTGCGACGCTGCTTCCAACATTGGATGGTCAGGTGATGCTGATCGATGCTGGCGCCAATGTTGACTGCAAACCACAGCATTTAGTTGAGTTTGCCATTATGGGTGCTGTTTATGTAAAGTATGTCGTGGGCGTTAAGAATCCGAAGATTGGTGTTTTGAGTAATGGATCTGAGCCGGGTAAAGGCAACCAACTGACTTTAGCAGCCTACGATTTACTTTACAAAAGCAGGCTAAATTTCATAGGTAATGTTGAGGGTGATGAGATATATAAAGGTAAAGCCGATGTTGTTGTGAGTGATGGTTTTGTGGGTAATGTGGTGCTGAAGGTTAGTGAGTCTGTTCCGCATGTTATAGCTGAGTTTTTAAGGGAAGAGATAAGAAAGAGTTTTTTGAGCAAACTGGGTTTTCTGCTTGCGAAATCGGCTTTTAAAGCTTTGAAGAAGAAGACTGATTATGCTGAGTTTGGTGGTGCACCATTGCTTGGTGTTAATGGAGCATGCGTAATAAGTCATGGCAGAAGCAATGCTATTGCCATAAAAAATGCCATATTGAAAGCTTTAAGGTTTTCAGAAGAGAAGGTTAATGACAAGATTGAGTCTGCGCTTAAGAGTTGCTTGGTTTTGAAGGAGCTAAAGGGGGTAGTGAGGTCATGA
- a CDS encoding beta-ketoacyl-ACP synthase III gives MNAKVIATGAYLPKKILTNFDLEKMVDTSDEWITQRTGIHIRHIAEDESASDLAAKAAFDILDNADVSASEIELIVLATVTPDMPLPATALFVQEKIGARNAFAFDINAACSGFMYALSVANAYIKAGMVKNALVIGSETLSKITDWTDRSTCVIFGDGAAGILLKATENEDEGILSMVLHSDGGYTDLMRVPAPGSRQPCSVEAIENRDIYIKMKGNETFKMAVRSIASVSKEALDLVGLGFSDVDWMVCHQANRRIIEGVAKRVDLDLDRAIITIDRHANTAAASIPLALDWAVKNGKIKEGDIVLLNSFGASLTWSAGVVRW, from the coding sequence ATGAATGCAAAAGTTATAGCGACAGGTGCATACCTGCCCAAAAAGATATTGACAAACTTTGACCTTGAGAAGATGGTTGATACATCGGATGAGTGGATAACACAAAGAACGGGTATTCACATAAGGCATATAGCAGAAGATGAGTCTGCAAGCGACCTTGCAGCTAAAGCCGCTTTTGACATACTGGATAATGCAGATGTATCAGCATCGGAGATAGAACTCATTGTTCTTGCAACTGTTACACCAGATATGCCTTTGCCTGCAACGGCTCTGTTTGTTCAGGAGAAGATTGGTGCAAGAAACGCCTTTGCTTTTGATATAAATGCGGCATGCAGCGGGTTTATGTATGCTTTATCTGTTGCCAATGCATATATTAAGGCTGGAATGGTGAAGAATGCGCTTGTTATAGGTTCTGAAACCTTAAGCAAGATAACAGATTGGACGGATAGGTCAACATGTGTAATATTTGGCGATGGTGCTGCTGGTATCTTGCTTAAGGCAACAGAAAACGAAGATGAAGGCATCTTGAGTATGGTTTTGCACTCTGATGGTGGATATACCGATTTAATGAGAGTGCCAGCTCCAGGCAGCAGACAGCCCTGCAGTGTTGAAGCCATAGAGAACAGAGACATTTACATAAAGATGAAGGGTAATGAGACATTCAAAATGGCAGTAAGAAGCATAGCCAGTGTAAGTAAAGAAGCATTAGATCTTGTAGGGCTTGGATTTTCGGATGTTGATTGGATGGTATGTCATCAGGCTAACAGAAGAATCATAGAAGGCGTGGCAAAAAGGGTGGATTTGGATTTAGATAGAGCTATAATAACGATTGATAGACACGCCAATACAGCGGCAGCTTCAATTCCGTTGGCTTTAGATTGGGCTGTGAAAAACGGCAAGATAAAGGAAGGGGATATTGTTCTGTTAAACAGTTTTGGTGCAAGTTTAACCTGGTCTGCAGGTGTTGTAAGGTGGTGA
- the fabK gene encoding enoyl-[acyl-carrier-protein] reductase FabK, with the protein MFKTKICELLGIEYPIIQGGMAWVSDAILAAAVSEAGGLGIIAAGNAPADWVENEIIKAKEITDKPFGVNIMLLSPYVDDVVDVVIKHKIKVITTGAGSPGKYMDRFKEIGAKVIPVVASVALAKRMEKEGADAVVAEGMESGGHIGELTTIALVPQVVDAVDIPVIAAGGIADGRGFVAALALGAQGVQMGTRFVASVECTISEAYKKVIVEAKDRDTVITGRTTGHPVRIIKNKLAREFMKLENSGATKEELEKFGEGRLRLAAREGDVKNGSVMAGQIAGLINDIKPVSKIISDIMREAEEVLSNLSRLGDR; encoded by the coding sequence ATGTTTAAGACGAAGATTTGCGAACTGTTGGGTATAGAGTATCCGATAATTCAGGGTGGAATGGCATGGGTTTCTGATGCTATTTTGGCTGCAGCTGTCTCTGAAGCTGGCGGTTTGGGTATTATTGCAGCTGGTAATGCTCCGGCTGATTGGGTGGAGAATGAAATTATCAAAGCAAAAGAGATAACAGATAAGCCATTTGGCGTTAATATAATGCTTTTATCTCCCTATGTTGATGATGTTGTTGATGTTGTTATAAAGCATAAGATTAAGGTTATAACGACTGGTGCTGGAAGTCCTGGCAAGTATATGGATAGGTTTAAAGAGATAGGAGCTAAGGTTATACCTGTGGTTGCATCTGTTGCCTTGGCAAAGAGAATGGAGAAAGAAGGTGCAGATGCGGTTGTTGCAGAAGGTATGGAATCTGGTGGCCATATAGGTGAGCTTACAACTATAGCACTTGTGCCGCAGGTTGTTGATGCTGTTGATATTCCCGTTATAGCAGCAGGTGGTATAGCAGACGGAAGGGGTTTTGTTGCAGCACTTGCCTTGGGTGCCCAAGGCGTTCAGATGGGAACAAGGTTTGTGGCATCTGTTGAGTGCACGATATCAGAAGCTTACAAAAAGGTTATTGTTGAAGCCAAAGATAGGGATACGGTTATTACAGGCAGAACAACAGGCCATCCCGTTAGAATTATAAAAAACAAGCTTGCACGAGAGTTTATGAAGCTTGAAAATAGCGGAGCGACAAAGGAAGAGCTTGAAAAGTTTGGTGAAGGCAGGCTTAGACTTGCAGCAAGGGAAGGTGATGTGAAAAACGGCTCTGTTATGGCTGGTCAGATTGCCGGTCTAATTAACGATATAAAACCTGTATCTAAAATTATATCCGATATTATGAGAGAAGCTGAAGAAGTTTTATCAAACTTAAGCAGATTGGGAGATAGGTGA
- the fabD gene encoding ACP S-malonyltransferase, producing MRFLMFTGQGSQFVGMGKDLYESFDVVKETFNKANNVLGFDLVNMMFNGPEKTLTLTENAQPAILTVSVAIYNLLKSETDFDFDLAAGHSLGEYSALVAAGSLGFEDAVFAVHKRGKFMQQAVPEGVGAMAAILTDKHSEVEELCKQTSKSLKNGYCQIANYNAKKQVIVSGYKEGVDKVCELAREKKLGKVIPLSVSAPFHCALMEPVKEQMSKVLDGIHFSKPNRRVIENTKSDVIDSEDNIKEYLINQITEPVRWIDNVNRAIELGCDEFVEFGPKNVLASMLKRELRKANINYVVDLESYNDYKDKV from the coding sequence ATGAGATTTTTGATGTTTACGGGTCAAGGTTCCCAGTTTGTTGGAATGGGAAAAGATTTGTATGAGAGCTTTGATGTTGTAAAAGAGACATTTAATAAAGCTAATAATGTGTTGGGTTTTGACTTGGTCAATATGATGTTTAACGGGCCTGAGAAAACCTTGACATTAACTGAGAATGCTCAGCCTGCGATACTCACCGTTTCTGTTGCAATTTACAATCTTTTGAAGAGTGAGACGGACTTTGATTTTGATTTGGCTGCAGGTCATTCGCTTGGTGAGTATTCTGCGCTTGTTGCTGCAGGCTCTTTGGGTTTTGAAGATGCCGTTTTTGCCGTTCATAAAAGGGGCAAGTTTATGCAACAGGCTGTGCCAGAAGGCGTTGGTGCTATGGCTGCTATTCTCACAGACAAGCATAGTGAAGTTGAAGAGTTGTGTAAGCAGACGAGCAAAAGCTTAAAGAACGGTTATTGCCAGATAGCCAATTACAACGCAAAGAAGCAGGTTATAGTGTCTGGTTATAAAGAAGGCGTTGATAAGGTTTGCGAGCTTGCAAGAGAGAAGAAGTTGGGTAAGGTTATACCTTTGAGTGTCTCTGCTCCATTTCACTGTGCTTTGATGGAGCCAGTTAAAGAGCAGATGAGCAAGGTGCTCGATGGGATACACTTTTCAAAACCGAATAGAAGGGTTATAGAGAATACAAAATCCGATGTTATAGACTCAGAAGATAACATAAAGGAGTATCTGATAAATCAGATTACAGAGCCTGTTAGATGGATTGATAATGTTAATAGGGCTATTGAGCTTGGTTGTGATGAGTTTGTTGAGTTTGGGCCTAAAAATGTGCTTGCTTCTATGTTAAAAAGGGAATTAAGGAAAGCAAACATAAACTATGTTGTTGACTTAGAAAGCTATAATGACTATAAGGATAAGGTATGA
- the fabG gene encoding 3-oxoacyl-[acyl-carrier-protein] reductase: MSFKGTVALITGASKGIGAQIAYQLAKKGLTVIVNYSHSKDKAEELCERIKAEGGNCEVCGFDVSDFEQVGDAVSELIKKHKRIDYLVNNAGITDDDLIMRMSKEKIDRVIDVNLKGALYCSKHVSRWMIKNRFGVIVNISSVIGLMGNAGQSNYAASKAGLIGLTKSLAKELGARNIRVNAVAPGYIETDMTAVLTDEQKKALMESIAIKRLGTTEDVANLVEFLLSEEASYITGEVINISGGLYI, from the coding sequence ATGAGTTTTAAGGGAACTGTTGCTTTGATTACTGGCGCTTCAAAGGGCATAGGCGCTCAGATAGCTTATCAGCTTGCAAAAAAGGGTTTAACCGTTATAGTTAATTACTCTCACAGTAAAGATAAAGCAGAAGAGTTGTGCGAAAGAATAAAAGCCGAAGGTGGAAACTGCGAAGTTTGTGGTTTTGATGTTAGCGATTTTGAGCAGGTTGGTGATGCTGTATCTGAGTTAATAAAAAAGCACAAGAGAATAGATTACCTTGTAAACAACGCTGGCATTACCGATGACGATTTGATAATGAGAATGAGCAAGGAGAAAATAGATAGGGTAATAGATGTGAATTTAAAAGGTGCTCTGTATTGCTCAAAGCATGTTAGCAGGTGGATGATAAAAAACAGATTTGGTGTTATCGTTAATATATCAAGCGTTATAGGTTTGATGGGTAATGCAGGCCAGAGTAATTATGCAGCAAGTAAGGCTGGTCTTATAGGACTGACAAAATCTTTGGCTAAAGAGCTTGGAGCAAGAAACATCAGGGTTAATGCTGTTGCACCGGGCTATATAGAGACGGATATGACGGCTGTTTTGACTGATGAGCAGAAAAAAGCTCTGATGGAGAGTATAGCTATAAAGAGACTTGGAACAACGGAAGATGTAGCGAATCTTGTTGAGTTTTTATTGAGTGAAGAAGCGTCTTACATTACAGGTGAAGTTATTAATATCAGTGGCGGATTATACATTTGA
- the acpP gene encoding acyl carrier protein, which yields MNVAEEVKKIIVEQLGVDEEEVKPEAKFIEDLGADSLDTVELVMAMEEKFGIDIPDSDASKIITVQDAIDYVESHLNK from the coding sequence ATGAATGTAGCAGAAGAAGTAAAGAAGATTATTGTTGAGCAGTTGGGTGTTGACGAAGAAGAAGTTAAACCAGAAGCCAAGTTTATCGAAGATTTAGGCGCTGACTCTCTTGACACTGTTGAGCTTGTTATGGCTATGGAAGAGAAGTTTGGCATCGACATTCCAGATTCTGATGCAAGCAAGATTATAACGGTTCAGGATGCGATAGATTATGTTGAATCCCATTTAAACAAGTAA
- the fabF gene encoding beta-ketoacyl-ACP synthase II, which yields MRRVVVTGVGAITPVGLTADESFKNACKGISGIDRITRFDPSNYTVQIAGEVKGFDPTKYVDKKDVKKIDLFSLYAIAATQEAVENAGLEIEKENPFRVGVSVGSGIGGLQTIEKYNEALLKRGQKGVSPFFIPVAVINMAAGNIAMKFGFKGPNFSDVTACATGTHSIGLGARCIAYGDADVMICGGTESTITPLAVSGFANMKALSTRNDEPQKASRPFDKDRDGFIIGEGAGILVLEEYEHAKKRGAPILAEFVGFGMSDDAYHFTAPDPEGDGATYAMQMALNDAKLNPEDVDYLNAHGTSTYFNDIIETKAIKRVFGDYAYKLTISSTKSVTGHLLGAAGGVEAVFSVLALKNGIIPPTMNLDNPDEECDLFYTPNEAIEKDIRVAMSNSFGFGGTNAVVIFKKI from the coding sequence ATGCGAAGGGTAGTTGTAACCGGAGTTGGAGCTATAACTCCTGTTGGACTTACGGCTGATGAAAGTTTTAAAAATGCCTGCAAGGGTATAAGCGGCATAGATAGAATAACGCGCTTTGACCCTTCCAATTACACCGTTCAGATAGCAGGTGAAGTTAAAGGATTTGACCCGACAAAGTATGTGGATAAAAAGGATGTAAAGAAGATAGACCTGTTTTCTCTTTATGCCATTGCAGCGACACAGGAAGCAGTTGAAAATGCCGGTTTAGAGATTGAAAAGGAGAATCCTTTTAGGGTTGGTGTAAGTGTTGGCAGTGGTATAGGTGGACTGCAGACAATAGAAAAGTATAACGAAGCGCTGCTTAAAAGGGGTCAAAAAGGCGTATCGCCGTTTTTCATACCTGTTGCCGTTATAAATATGGCAGCGGGCAATATAGCAATGAAGTTTGGATTTAAAGGACCCAACTTTAGCGATGTTACGGCTTGTGCGACTGGAACACACTCCATAGGTTTAGGTGCCCGTTGTATAGCTTACGGTGATGCTGATGTTATGATTTGTGGCGGCACAGAGTCAACGATTACACCTTTGGCGGTAAGCGGCTTTGCCAATATGAAAGCACTCTCAACGAGAAACGATGAGCCACAGAAGGCATCTCGTCCGTTTGATAAGGATAGGGATGGATTTATCATAGGAGAAGGTGCCGGCATTCTTGTTTTGGAAGAGTATGAGCATGCAAAGAAGAGAGGGGCACCAATTTTAGCCGAATTTGTCGGTTTTGGTATGAGCGATGACGCTTATCACTTTACAGCTCCAGACCCAGAAGGCGACGGTGCAACATACGCTATGCAGATGGCTTTGAATGATGCAAAACTCAATCCTGAAGATGTCGATTATCTCAATGCTCATGGAACATCAACCTACTTTAACGATATCATTGAGACAAAAGCCATAAAAAGGGTATTTGGAGATTATGCTTATAAGCTTACGATAAGCTCAACAAAATCTGTTACAGGGCATCTGCTTGGTGCTGCAGGTGGCGTTGAAGCTGTATTTAGCGTTCTCGCTTTGAAAAACGGCATAATTCCACCGACGATGAATTTGGATAATCCGGATGAAGAGTGTGACCTGTTCTATACGCCTAATGAAGCGATAGAAAAGGATATCAGAGTCGCTATGTCTAACTCGTTTGGGTTTGGTGGAACAAACGCCGTTGTGATATTTAAGAAGATTTAA
- a CDS encoding HAD family hydrolase, whose protein sequence is MKATSIFFDLDGTLIDSKLDLANSLNAAFEAFSLPTLDNERIYSFVGNGVRRLIEDSLRFVNALDKFDDVFYYFLSHYDEHLLVNTKLYDGVEELLEKLKSKDKKLFVITNKSFRFAYKILKGLGVDKLFDEIVGGDTFSAKKPDPMPIIELSKKHNVKLSSAIVVGDSENDIEAAKRANVSVGWAAYGFRDREILKLYNVDFVIEKPKELLNVIE, encoded by the coding sequence ATGAAAGCCACATCTATCTTTTTTGACTTAGACGGAACACTCATAGATTCAAAATTGGATTTGGCAAATAGTCTTAATGCTGCATTTGAAGCCTTCTCTTTGCCAACCCTTGATAATGAAAGAATTTATAGTTTTGTTGGCAATGGTGTAAGGCGTTTGATAGAAGACTCGTTAAGGTTTGTTAATGCTCTGGATAAATTCGACGATGTTTTTTACTATTTTCTTTCTCATTATGACGAACATCTTCTTGTAAATACAAAACTCTATGATGGTGTTGAAGAGTTGCTTGAGAAACTAAAGAGCAAAGATAAAAAGCTGTTTGTTATAACAAATAAAAGCTTCAGATTTGCATATAAGATACTCAAAGGACTTGGCGTTGATAAGCTGTTTGATGAAATTGTCGGCGGCGATACATTTTCAGCAAAAAAGCCAGACCCTATGCCCATTATTGAGCTGTCAAAAAAGCACAATGTAAAGCTTTCTTCTGCTATAGTTGTTGGTGATTCAGAAAACGACATAGAAGCTGCAAAAAGGGCTAATGTTAGTGTTGGCTGGGCAGCTTACGGCTTTAGGGATAGAGAGATACTAAAGCTTTACAATGTCGATTTTGTTATAGAAAAACCCAAAGAGCTGCTTAATGTGATTGAATAA